The Coffea arabica cultivar ET-39 chromosome 2c, Coffea Arabica ET-39 HiFi, whole genome shotgun sequence genome includes the window ACCAAAGAAATCACAAAGATAGCGCATAATTCATAATCTTCAGTTTCCCAAAATAATTCTAGAATAAAGTCTTCATATGCTCTTTTCTCCCAACTGAAGATGGCAAAATGAACGGTGGGATCTGCTTGGGTTTGAAATGGAATCGAGTATTATGGGTTAGACCCAATTTTATCCGTATGTGTTCTGAGATTAATTTGGGCGGGATCACTTTAGAATGGATTTAGATTAATCTTGTCTAATATCCAAATCTATTTCTTGTATTCTATTTTCCTTTAAttcgttttttatttttatataactttaatattttttattcattaaatttcgtttgatcttattgtgaatttatatttttctgaattcttttttcctcaaattttcttttatttattttctatgtatatatatatatattttttttttaaatctttgatttccaatgttgctaaattttaattgagaaaaaataaGTCCTAAGAAAACTTGAAAATACTTGTATATATGATTATAAAGAAATGCCATTATATAGGCTTTGTATTTTTGCTACTGGAGTTTGTGGAAAAACATCATGGCTAGTTAAATTAGTTGTAACCCAACAACAAGGCACAAGGACGAAATTTTAGTTGCTTTAAAACTTTTCACATATGCACCAGAGGCACATCAACCTGAATGCTTTAACctgaacaagaaaaaaataacacAATTTCCTATATTTTATTTCACTTTAACGGCTAGCAATTTTTCAGAATCATTTTGTCTAGGTAACTAGATAGTTTAATTTAAAACTCAATCTAGAATTATTATCTTAATATTTTCCTTGCAATACAGAAAGAAATGAGAACAAGAGACAGGAGAATAGGATTTGAggacaaaagaatttctaaccaCATGACCCTACTTTATTCCCCACACCTTtagcaacaacaacaacaaagttTATTCATTTAGAAGAaaggaatttttggttaaattaaATTTGTGTGAGATGCTTGGACCCAATGAGTACCCAAGTATTTTCCAAAAATTCTTATCAATTGatggatataaatggattaGTCCCATTTCAAATCCAATTTCAAAATTAGAATATTCATTCTGCTCAAAGTCCCTTTGGGTATGAGTAGTGCAGATTGCAAATCGCTACTCCCAACcacccaaaacaaataaaaaataaaaaaaaaatcttgaactGCCCTAGTATTTTGGCACTCCACTGTAAGCCTATTATTCTCACCAGCATAGAGTCAAAAAGATGCAAAGCGGAAAGTAACCCAATGGATAGAAAACAGCAGGATTTGCCTTCAAGACTTGTTTATGGTATGTTTAGAACAACAGAGAGAATAAACCAACTTACCAATTAACTACAGGTACAACGGAAGGGAAGAACGTACATGAGGAAGAAAGTTTTAGAAAAATACACATTTTACCATTACCAGCACAACATATATTTAAGCAGTCAAAACTGCAGCAATTACATCTCAGTGAAAACATATATAAAGAGACACATGCGGAAAAAAAATATAGTCAAGGTCTTTACTACATCCTTCAGCCAAAAGGCAGTGTCATGACTCTCTATCTAGCATCTCCTGGTTATTACCAAGTGTTGTGTTTCCAATCTGTGATCGTTTTGCTGTCAACAGAGAAGAATGAACAGAATTATCATCAAAATTGTACATAAATCCATCATATCAAGAGGCAAGCGCACAAACAATTAAAATTCTTTGAAGAAAGAATTAATCAACTTAGTATTGTCtcctcaaaaattttaaatccgGGTTTTTTGTCAACTTCACTTTCAGCATCTTTTCTTAACTactccattcatccatcacaatTTTTGtgagattttcaaatttttcattgctAGTTTAACTGAGTTAGCAGCTCAGGCATAACAGCATTATGTTGTTGGTCCAGTTAAAGAGAACGCCTTCAGAGACCAATAATTAAGATTAACTAACCCTCATTTACATGGTAATAAAAAACAATGACAAGCTGAAGTTTGTCATATAAACCTGGAAATACAGTGCAAATTCTATACTCACTTCGGAAAGATGATCCAGCAAGGCAAGTCAGCCTGGACTTTGTTTTAGCCTCAGCCAGTGGATCTGGTCGCCCCCGGTAAGCCATGCGAACATCCCAAACACGAATAACCCCGTCAGACGAAGCAGATGCTACTAGATACGGTTCATCCTCAGGAGCAGGACCTCCACTGTGGGAAAGCACAACAATACCTTTCACACGGGCTGAATGTGCATCTTCAATGCTATATGCAACTTTTCCCGAATTTGTATCCCATGCGGTAATATTCCTATCCTCTCCACCAGTAAACAGAATCCCATCCTGGCAACCATCTCAATTAGCTTTCACATTTCAATAAAGAAACAATTGCAGTACTCCAGCAAGACAACTACCTCAAACAGATAAGATATACAAGTTTCACAAATAATGAAACGCACCATGCCAAATGGTCAACGGGTTAAAAAGAGTACTAATGATTGacttcatttaaattgcaatttttctctaaaaaataaGGATATAAGCTGCACATGCTCTTGGCAAGTGCGTCAGCTGCCACAATTAGCCAAATGTCACCTAATCCCAGTTTTCTTGCAGCTGCACTAATTTTGGGGGTGGATTCAGAAGATAAAGTAACTCAATGGCATGGTATTAAACACTAAATGATTAAGCCCATAAACTAGTCAATGAATACCAATCAATTCGGAGCTATACTATCTAGTTGTGACAACTCTTGTCAGGTACATTTTCTAAGATGCTTGAAGAACTGCTAGCATTGAGTCAAACAGGAGATTTTACTAAAGgaaatcaaaaaataataaaaaaaaatgcatctcCAATGTATTGAGTACTTGCAATCTTTGTTTTTACTTGCCAAAGAGCTCTTCTTTTAAGTCAATTATAGCTAGAATTACAACTTATTCAGCATCACAAGCATCAAGCTCTTTTTGGTAAAAGCCTATATATGATGCAAACAAGGCAATCAATTTCATATACACACAAGGAGATTATATGCCAAGACAATTGAGAAGGCTATGGTTTCTTCCTTAAGGTGCAAGAGGACCCAATAAGGGAAATTGGGAAAAGACCAAAATTGATTCCTTCAGAGTTACGAAGCCAAACCACTTCTATCATAAACCAAATCACAATTACAAAGGCAACTCTCTCAGAGCAAAACTGAAAAGCCAAAACCCAATGATGTTCAACTGAACATCAGCATTGAAAGTCACTTCATGTTTTAAATCTCTGATTCTAAAAGTTTGTGTACATCTTTTAtatctttttttcttaaaatgaaGAACTCCTTTCAATTGCTTGCCCTGATCATTAATTTCCAGCACATTAGTTGCTTAAACTTGTACACCTTTTGATAAGATAATCTCATTGCATCACCACCTATATCTCACGTTAAAGTTACTACAtaaggaagaagagaagaacTTGTATCTCCTGTGACCCCCTTTACTTGTGGAGTTTATAAACATAgcattttccaagaaaatgcctTCATTGAACTTTCTGATGAAACACATACATTTCCACATACTTGTATACAATCTAAACACAAGTGGATCTTTGGCCTCTGCATGCATATCTCATGTCCTTGGAGTAGTCAAAAAGTGCATTACTAGGATTAAGGCCAAATTTTGGCATTCAAATCAAAACGTTATGCTAAACACCTGACTGGAAATTGGAATAGCTCCAACCATCAGCTACAGCCTAATGTGTGGCTTCATTTAACATTTCAGGCAGATCATACAAGCAGCAGTTTTTCCATCACCATTGATATATAACCAACCATAAGAAGAAATACCTCAGCttttcaaccaaccaaaaatGAATGTCAATTTAATAGGGGCAATGAAAAAGAGACCAAACAACCTTTCTACCACGAATAACCACAGCATATAACTAAAACAAATACCCAAAAATGGAAAAGCAAAATCAATTCACAAAATTGACAATTGCACGTGTCCAGTAATATCAAAACCAGGGGAAATGCTTACTGCTCCAGGAGCAGCACAAAGAACCCTTTTCTTGATATCTAATTCAGCAACTATTTTCGCGTCCTCTGACTCGTGGATATTAATTTTATCATCCAAAACCATAAAAAATTTCTCCCCACTCCCGCTAAACCTAACTATGGAAGCTTCTTTTCCCAGTCTGCAACAAAAACTCCTCCGTCCTCTCAGCAAATTCACCATAGCCAAGCACTCATCTCTCCCAACGGACAGCGCTAACGTCCCGGAAGGGTGAACAGAGAGATCATTCACCCCCTTTTTATGCACACTCTTGACAGTTTTCAAATGAACGAAAGGGTCCGCATCGTAGATGATGACGGCGCCGTCATCCGCGGCGGCAATGAGGTTCCGTGGGAGGGCGAGGGCGGAGGAAGGCGGGGTGAAGAAGCAGAGGGAGGTGATGCTGGAGGAGTAGTGGAGAGAGCCGATTTCAGAAGAGGTTGAGAGGTCATAGATTTTGATGGTGTCGTCGGAGCCTCCTGTCACTGCGGCCGAACCAGATACGGCGGCGCACTTAATTGGGGAGAGGTGAGCGGGAAAGGAGAAGAGCGGGTTTAGAGAGAAAGATTGAGGGTGCTTTTGGGATTTCAGCTTGAATCCCCATAAGAAGCGCTCATAAGAGCCTGCTATTagactcatcttccttcctcctGGGTTTCGTGAGAGGGATGAGGAAGAGGAAAATAGCAGGGTTTAAGctgttatttcttttcttaaaccCTCGTGTTGACCGGTTTTGGTTAGGTCATGCCACTGACTTCAATATAtggttctttaattttttttttcttttttttaaatttttctggGTAAGTTCATcggttgttttattttttattttttggggcgAAGTTTATTGCTATCTTAGGTCTCAATCTCTGCGTCATGGCCAAAATATCCAAACGTGTCAAAATTGAATCCAAATTTCTGTTAGAAACTTCCTTCACTTGTTTATAGCGGTttcaacttgattttttttcttattccaAACTTCTTAAACGTCTTTTCAAAACAATATTTTCTGTACACATTTTAAAACTCTTTCAAGTCCTTTTTCTAAATGCTGTGAGAACATACATAAAACactaattaaaataattaattttgcattttcaccTCAAACCATGATTAGAATAcaaaaattctaataaaaccctaaaataactaCTTTTACACACAAATACGTAACAAATTAACTTAAACACATGtgcaaataatataaaatatgacACTTATCAAATGTTTCTCACCTTATGATGTGAGCAGGGAGTCTCAAAGTTTTAGGCCATTTCTTCATTTAAGGGGTTGCTCAAGCTAGGCATTAGAATTATTTActtggttgttttttttttttttgttacattCGGCCAGCTTTGCCGCTATTTGTGGTTCGAATTTAGCTAGTAGTTACTTTATGTTATTGTCGTAACTTTTCCAAGTTATTTTAGGAATTTTAAGGGTCGGCCAGCTTAAGGAAACTTGGGGGCTGAGAATTGTCATGTGTTTTCTTAGTTTGAGTAAGTTTCATGTCTTATAAACCCTATAAATAAGGTTAAATGTTTTTCAGCAATAACAAGTGGTATTTTCCAGAAAATTAACCTGAGAGAAAGCTCTCTTAGCTTTTTGAGCACGCCTAAGCACTTTAGAATTTTCTTGAGTGTTTGGTTTATCAATCAAGAAATGCACTTGATTGTAGCGCCATACTACCTTTTCTTGGGTTCGCTAGTTCGTTTAGTTGTAGGTCAAAATCATATTAACATTTGGAACCACGGAGATTAGAAGGGTCCATATAGGAATTCTGCCGCTCAAACTATTCACCAaagatttgggacttgttaacGCAAATTTCGTTCCTTCAACGGAATTCATATCAATTGGGATCAGAGCTAGTTGGTAATTTTTAGGTTATACCCCTTCATTTTTACTCAAATTCGTTAGTTCTTTTCGATTTTGTGTCATTCGGTGTTATTTCTAGTGATCCGTTAGGGTTCTTGTTCATCACATCTTAGGGTTTTGTGTCACATTAGAGTTCTTGTTGAAATGTGTGTGAAACTTTTAGTCGTTTGTTTCTTCTTGTTTCCATCCAGTTTTGAGTCAATTTGTGTTATTTATTCATGGTATTGTTccagttaaaaaaaaagtgaagtcgTGTTAGGGTTTCTGAAGTTAACCTTGTTTTAGGATTTCTTGTTTTGTTATGTTAGTTGTTCCTTTGTCCCGTGGCATTCTTTAATTTCTGGGGTCTTCAAAATCTGGCTTTATTTTTGTTGCAtccgagtcaaaaaaaaattctgtcgtCCTTTTTTGAAGAAACCCAAGAGTGTGATCCTAGCATTTCTTGTTCATGAAGTGGTGCAATTAGAATTACGAACTGACCGTGCTTCTTTCTTCGAATTTTGAGACAAAACTTGGGATTTTTTGAACTTCTTGATTGCTAAAGAAacaatcttgaatttcttgaggTGTTAAGTTACCGTTCTTGAAGCCTTGTGAAACCGTAAATCCTTTGTCTTGGGGAATTCGAAGAAACAACTGAGCTGTTGGGGTCTAATCTTCGaaactttctttgtttcttaaatCCTTGAATCACCTTCATAATTGTTTTGTGGGAATCTTGAAACTAGCTGGGGTTTTTGGGATCGAATCTTCGATCAATAAAAACTGCAAAAATCCTACCTACGCAACTCCTAGTGTTTATCGTTCAAGTTCTTGGCTGTTgtatcaaaaaaaattattacagCCACGAATTTGATCCATAAAGTGACCAGAAAAAGGTGTTGGTTGTGTTTTTTGGAAGGTCAAAATTGGCTGGAcaaccaaattaaaaaaaaacgcAACAACTTTCCAAATTACAATCGGATTCCTTTTGTTAGAACAATCTGATAGCTAGTTGGCAAATTCTTTTGGAAATTCGTTGAATACATCCTATCTAATCCTTGTTTCATTGGGAAAAGGGGTTTATTTTcataagagaaaaatgcaatttggtACCTAAACTTTGACGCACGAGCGGTTTTAGTTCCCAAATTTTGGACGAAAATAAATTTGGTACtcgaactttcaaattttgagcacattaagtacccttgacgattttttcccaaattatTACTGGAAAAAGCCATGTGACAGTCACGTGTTCGGCCAAAATGGAATAAAAAAAGGTCAAAAATGTAGTTTTGGTACCTAAACTTTGACGCACGAGCGGTTTTAGTCCCCAAATTTTGgacgaaaacaaatttggtacctgaactttcaaattttgagcacattaagtACCCTTGACGATTTCTTCCCAAATTATTATCGAAAAGAGCCATATGACAGCCACGTATCCGGCCACAATTGTATAAAAAAAGGCccaaaaaatgtcaaatgccATTCTAATACTAAGTATTAAATTTAAGAACTAATAGtgtaataaagaaaaaattcaaggaCTAAATAACATCACGTGAGTCAACAAAACCCAAGAACTGATACAAATGAGTTCCAATTCCAATACATTAATCTAAGAATCAAGTCACAAAATTTGTCTGGAATTGGAGCTCATTTGTATCGGTACTTGGGTTTTGTTGactcatgtgatgttatttagtccttgaattttttctttattacgCTATTAGTCCTTTAATTTAATACTTAGTATTATAATGGCATTTGACCTtttttagcctttttttttatacaattatGGCCGGACACGTGACTGTCATATGACTTTTTTTGGCAacaatttgggaaaaaatcatcaagggtacttaatgtgctcaaaatttgaaagttcggctaccaaatttgttttcttccaaaatttggggactaaaaccgctcgtgcgtcaaagtttaggtaccaaaactgcattttttgccttttttaatTCCATTTTGGCCGGACACGTGACAGTCACATAGCTTTTTCCGGTAacaatttgggaaaaaatcgtcaagggtacttaatgtgctcaaaatttgaaagttcaagtaccaaatttatttttgtccaaaatttggagACTAAAACTGCTCGTGCGTCAAAATTTAggtaccaaaactgcatttttcttttttcataattATTCCAAGAATTCCAACTACAAGGCAGTTTCCTAATTGCTACACTATACACTAGCATCGGGTCCTTCCTTTCCTAGTGTTCTAGTGTTGGATCAATAACCAGTTTTTGTGTCATTATTTCTAACTTATTTCCAGTAGTTTTTAGTCCTAATTTTGTCCTTAAATTCCAGATTATCAAGTGTCAAATTTCCAGATGTGGTCTTGTTCATTCTAGTCATTGTTGTGTCATTAATCAAGTAGTTGATTGAGTCATTTAAGCTAGTAATTTCTAGTGAATTTCCAGCTTCATTCTTGTTCCAAAACTCGAATTTCCTCCTCAAAATTTCTAGAATTGTGTCATCCCTTGTTGCTACAAGGAAGaaatgcaacataacgggtataaaaaactaaaattcgTAACATAATTTTCCTTCTTATAGGGGGATAATAACATGTTAAGGTTAAGAAGTCATATTCGCCCATTTTTCATATTCGAAGGGTGACTCTTCTAATC containing:
- the LOC113697159 gene encoding uncharacterized protein, which produces MSLIAGSYERFLWGFKLKSQKHPQSFSLNPLFSFPAHLSPIKCAAVSGSAAVTGGSDDTIKIYDLSTSSEIGSLHYSSSITSLCFFTPPSSALALPRNLIAAADDGAVIIYDADPFVHLKTVKSVHKKGVNDLSVHPSGTLALSVGRDECLAMVNLLRGRRSFCCRLGKEASIVRFSGSGEKFFMVLDDKINIHESEDAKIVAELDIKKRVLCAAPGADGILFTGGEDRNITAWDTNSGKVAYSIEDAHSARVKGIVVLSHSGGPAPEDEPYLVASASSDGVIRVWDVRMAYRGRPDPLAEAKTKSRLTCLAGSSFRTKRSQIGNTTLGNNQEMLDRES